In a single window of the Acidiferrobacteraceae bacterium genome:
- the rpiA gene encoding ribose-5-phosphate isomerase RpiA — MTQDEQKKAVALAALEYIESGSIIGVGTGSTANHFIDGLAAIKGKIDGAVASSVASADRLKSHGIRVLDLNEAGQLGLYVDGADESTRHLHLTKGGGGALTREKITAAASERFVCIADASKLVDILGQFPLPVEVIPMARSYVARRLVAIGGEPVWRDGFVTDNGNVILDVHNLEILNPVEMEQDLNNIAGVVTNGLFALRPADVLLLGTETGVETLTA, encoded by the coding sequence ATGACCCAGGACGAACAGAAAAAGGCCGTCGCGTTGGCGGCACTCGAATACATTGAAAGCGGATCGATCATCGGCGTTGGTACCGGCTCCACGGCCAATCACTTCATAGACGGCCTGGCCGCCATCAAGGGCAAGATCGATGGTGCCGTGGCCAGCTCCGTAGCGAGCGCAGACCGGCTCAAGAGTCACGGAATCCGGGTACTGGACCTGAATGAAGCCGGCCAGCTCGGCCTGTATGTGGACGGAGCGGACGAATCCACCCGCCATCTGCACTTGACCAAGGGTGGTGGTGGCGCCCTCACGCGGGAGAAGATCACGGCAGCTGCAAGCGAACGATTCGTTTGCATCGCTGATGCGTCCAAACTGGTCGATATCCTGGGCCAGTTTCCATTGCCGGTGGAAGTCATTCCCATGGCCCGCAGCTATGTCGCCAGACGCCTGGTGGCCATTGGCGGCGAACCGGTCTGGCGTGACGGATTCGTTACTGACAACGGCAACGTGATCCTTGACGTCCATAATCTCGAAATACTCAACCCCGTGGAAATGGAACAGGATCTGAATAATATCGCCGGCGTGGTGACTAATGGATTGTTTGCCCTGCGCCCGGCGGATGTGCTTCTGCTGGGTACCGAGACGGGAGTGGAGACCCTGACTGCCTAG
- the ilvA gene encoding threonine ammonia-lyase, biosynthetic, which produces MPQKYLKKILTSRVYDVAHETPLEFAPLLSERFGNRIWLKREDEQPVFSFKLRGAYNKISSLSPEELKRGVIASSAGNHAQGVALAAARMKTRAVIVMPRTTPEIKINAVRSLGAKVVLHGDNYDAAFVHAEKLIRERGLVFISPFDDPDVIAGQGTIGFEILKQHPQSLDAVFVPVGGGGLIAGIGAYIKQLRPDIRIVGVEPEDADAMARSLKLGRRVLLDHVNIFADGVAVRQVGRETFRLAKKVVDEIVVVSNDEICAAIKDIFQDRRSILEPAGALAMAGLRAWVERNRVKRQELVAIASGANVNFDRLRHVSERAEIGERRELVLAVTIPEEAGSFRRFCAAIGNHGITEFNYRFADPANAHVFVGVQIPDAKEARRLIASLRKQGYRVLDMTDNEMAKLHIRHLVGGHAPNATDEILYRFMFPERPGALMNFLDNMGGKWNISLFHYRNHGADYGRVLVGMQVPPEDKKSFEDFLAKLGYEYSEETTNPAYRLFLA; this is translated from the coding sequence ATGCCACAGAAATACTTAAAGAAGATTCTGACCAGCCGGGTCTACGACGTCGCCCATGAGACTCCCCTGGAGTTCGCGCCGCTGCTTTCCGAGCGTTTCGGGAACCGGATCTGGCTCAAGCGCGAGGACGAACAGCCGGTGTTTTCGTTCAAGCTTCGCGGGGCCTACAACAAGATTTCGTCTTTGTCTCCGGAAGAGCTGAAACGCGGGGTAATCGCCTCGTCGGCAGGCAACCACGCTCAGGGTGTGGCGCTCGCGGCCGCCCGAATGAAGACACGGGCCGTGATCGTGATGCCGCGCACCACGCCGGAAATCAAGATCAACGCGGTTCGCTCCCTCGGTGCGAAGGTAGTACTTCACGGGGACAACTACGACGCCGCATTCGTCCATGCGGAAAAGCTTATCCGCGAACGCGGCCTGGTCTTCATTTCCCCGTTCGACGACCCCGATGTGATTGCGGGCCAGGGCACCATCGGATTCGAGATTCTGAAACAACATCCCCAGTCTCTGGACGCGGTGTTCGTGCCGGTGGGGGGCGGGGGCCTGATTGCCGGCATCGGTGCCTATATCAAGCAGTTGCGTCCCGATATCCGGATTGTCGGTGTCGAACCGGAGGACGCCGACGCCATGGCGCGTTCACTGAAGCTTGGGCGGCGCGTATTGCTCGATCACGTCAATATCTTCGCCGACGGTGTGGCCGTGCGCCAGGTCGGGAGAGAGACCTTCCGATTGGCGAAAAAAGTGGTCGACGAGATTGTCGTTGTCAGCAACGATGAAATCTGTGCCGCGATCAAGGATATCTTTCAGGACCGAAGATCCATTCTCGAGCCGGCCGGGGCCCTGGCCATGGCCGGACTTCGGGCTTGGGTGGAACGCAATCGGGTGAAAAGGCAGGAACTCGTTGCCATTGCCTCCGGGGCCAACGTCAATTTCGATCGTCTGCGCCATGTGTCCGAGCGGGCGGAGATCGGTGAACGGCGCGAACTGGTACTGGCCGTAACGATTCCCGAAGAGGCCGGCAGTTTTCGCCGATTCTGTGCCGCGATCGGGAATCACGGCATCACCGAGTTCAATTATCGATTTGCGGATCCGGCAAATGCCCATGTCTTCGTGGGCGTGCAGATACCCGATGCGAAGGAAGCGCGCCGCCTGATCGCTTCTCTGCGAAAACAGGGATACCGGGTCCTGGACATGACCGACAACGAGATGGCCAAGCTCCACATACGCCATCTCGTCGGCGGGCATGCGCCCAATGCGACCGACGAGATACTGTACCGCTTCATGTTTCCGGAACGGCCCGGGGCCCTGATGAATTTCCTGGACAATATGGGCGGCAAGTGGAATATCAGCCTGTTTCACTACCGGAACCATGGCGCAGACTACGGGAGGGTACTAGTGGGCATGCAGGTGCCGCCGGAAGACAAGAAGAGTTTCGAGGACTTCCTGGCCAAGCTCGGCTACGAGTACAGCGAGGAAACCACGAACCCCGCGTATCGCCTGTTCCTTGCCTAG
- a CDS encoding EVE domain-containing protein codes for MKYWLMKSEPGTFSIDDLAAKPGKTEPWDGVRNYQARNFMRDDMRLGDQIFFYHSNCDVPGIVGLAEVAREAYPDFTALDPDSKYYDPKSSADNPRWFMVDVKFVRKFDRTIALNELRENPALKEMALVQKGSRLSVMPVGAREAKAILAMEGKPPKAA; via the coding sequence ATGAAGTACTGGTTGATGAAGTCCGAACCCGGAACCTTCAGTATCGATGACCTGGCAGCAAAACCAGGCAAGACGGAACCCTGGGATGGCGTACGCAACTACCAGGCACGAAACTTCATGCGCGACGACATGCGCCTGGGGGACCAGATCTTCTTCTACCACTCGAATTGCGATGTGCCGGGAATCGTCGGATTGGCCGAAGTCGCACGAGAGGCCTATCCCGACTTCACCGCCCTGGACCCGGACAGCAAGTACTACGATCCCAAGAGCAGTGCGGACAACCCGCGCTGGTTCATGGTGGACGTGAAATTTGTCCGCAAATTCGATCGCACCATCGCACTGAATGAACTGCGGGAGAACCCGGCCCTGAAGGAAATGGCACTTGTACAGAAAGGAAGCCGCCTGTCGGTCATGCCGGTGGGCGCGCGCGAGGCCAAGGCAATCCTGGCCATGGAAGGGAAGCCCCCGAAGGCCGCCTAG
- a CDS encoding DUF427 domain-containing protein, giving the protein MSKAACVIRKKDGAVLVRAEDPSRYHRLEGNWYFDPELVDPAMLDFTDRTYICPRKGTCQWIDLKTDQGYVTDAAWVYHDPEAGYESIRGRYGFFGDHRYYRTEECD; this is encoded by the coding sequence ATGAGCAAGGCAGCGTGTGTAATCCGCAAGAAAGATGGCGCAGTGCTGGTACGCGCCGAGGACCCCTCGCGCTATCACCGCCTGGAAGGAAACTGGTATTTCGACCCCGAGCTTGTTGATCCTGCAATGCTGGATTTTACCGACCGGACATACATCTGCCCCCGCAAGGGCACCTGCCAATGGATCGATCTGAAAACCGACCAGGGCTATGTCACGGACGCAGCATGGGTCTATCACGATCCGGAGGCCGGATACGAATCAATCCGCGGGCGCTACGGCTTCTTCGGCGATCACCGCTACTACAGAACCGAGGAATGTGACTGA
- a CDS encoding 5-formyltetrahydrofolate cyclo-ligase, with translation MDTDRARLRRTLRSQRNALDRHEQAAASASVNRILRTTHRFRVSRRIAFYIAEDGEIDISGLMERAWSMGKTCYLPVLSHLINDRLWFAPVEPDTPMVFNRFGIPEPAVPSRQLRDARHLDLILLPLVGFDGAGNRLGMGGGFYDRSLEFLRHRTSWHKPRLYGVAHELQKVDQLAVQPWDVPLQAVVTDRQIYFFDRGR, from the coding sequence GTGGATACCGATCGAGCCCGGCTGCGCCGGACCCTGCGCAGCCAACGCAATGCCCTGGACCGGCACGAGCAGGCGGCGGCATCCGCCAGCGTGAACCGGATTTTGCGTACAACACATCGCTTCCGCGTCAGCCGGCGAATCGCCTTCTATATCGCCGAAGATGGTGAAATCGATATCTCCGGCCTGATGGAACGGGCCTGGTCCATGGGAAAGACCTGCTACCTGCCTGTTCTCAGCCATTTGATCAATGACCGCCTGTGGTTCGCTCCGGTTGAGCCTGATACCCCCATGGTTTTTAACCGCTTCGGCATACCGGAACCGGCGGTTCCCTCCCGTCAACTTCGGGACGCGCGTCATCTGGACCTGATTCTGCTTCCTTTGGTGGGGTTTGACGGGGCGGGAAATCGGCTCGGCATGGGCGGAGGTTTCTATGATCGCAGCCTCGAATTCCTGCGCCATCGCACAAGCTGGCACAAGCCTCGGCTCTATGGGGTGGCGCACGAACTGCAGAAGGTGGATCAACTCGCGGTTCAGCCGTGGGACGTACCGCTTCAGGCGGTCGTCACGGATCGGCAGATCTACTTCTTCGACCGCGGGCGCTAG
- a CDS encoding cell division protein ZapA, translating to MKQTQDGVSVSILGKQFMVACPEEERAGLIAAAKYLDEQMRAIHQSGKVLGAERCAIMAALNISHELLRCRDQKEAPADMDDRIRSLHSKIETALRESA from the coding sequence ATGAAACAAACCCAGGACGGCGTCAGTGTCAGCATCCTCGGCAAGCAGTTCATGGTCGCCTGTCCCGAGGAGGAACGTGCCGGCCTCATCGCAGCTGCGAAATATCTGGACGAGCAGATGCGTGCAATCCATCAGAGCGGAAAGGTGCTGGGCGCGGAACGCTGCGCCATCATGGCAGCGCTGAATATCAGTCATGAATTGTTACGCTGCCGTGACCAGAAGGAAGCCCCGGCAGATATGGATGACCGGATTCGCTCCCTCCACAGCAAGATCGAAACCGCCCTCCGGGAGAGTGCATAG
- a CDS encoding TIGR02449 family protein has translation MYSEELKKLETRVDDLIDACERLKKENTRLRSGDDDIRDEHERLRRKTEQARTRIKSMIERLKALERS, from the coding sequence ATGTACAGCGAAGAACTGAAAAAACTGGAAACCCGTGTCGATGACCTGATCGACGCCTGCGAGCGCCTGAAGAAGGAGAATACCAGGCTCCGGAGCGGCGACGACGACATTCGCGATGAACACGAGCGACTTCGCCGCAAGACCGAGCAGGCGCGCACCCGCATCAAATCCATGATCGAACGTCTCAAGGCACTGGAACGAAGCTGA
- a CDS encoding UPF0149 family protein, with amino-acid sequence MSSQSPMPDYEMLQAALSGAGVESGSAEIHGLLCGIVCRGDVDTTNWSSVLAAAGTPLDTVPEELRRTLAGLMAASAGSLSDGQMHFSLLLPDPETGIRVRADGIASWCQGFVMGLALGGSSGMEGLSPEAREAVADLIQISGAMADRDGDAETQDKALSEIEEFVRVAVQLIYEDFRSRDKEKGADVPGPH; translated from the coding sequence ATGTCCAGCCAATCTCCGATGCCCGACTACGAAATGCTCCAGGCGGCCCTGTCCGGCGCAGGCGTAGAGAGCGGGAGCGCCGAGATTCACGGTCTGTTGTGCGGCATCGTCTGCCGGGGCGATGTCGACACCACGAACTGGTCCAGCGTTCTTGCGGCCGCGGGGACTCCTTTGGATACGGTACCGGAAGAACTGCGGCGTACGCTGGCCGGACTCATGGCTGCTTCGGCAGGTTCCTTGTCCGATGGACAGATGCATTTCTCGCTTCTTCTGCCTGATCCGGAAACGGGAATCCGGGTGCGGGCCGACGGGATCGCGTCCTGGTGTCAGGGCTTTGTCATGGGTCTGGCCCTGGGCGGGTCCTCGGGAATGGAAGGCCTGTCGCCCGAGGCGCGCGAAGCCGTGGCCGACCTGATCCAGATTTCCGGGGCCATGGCGGACCGCGATGGCGATGCCGAAACCCAGGACAAGGCATTGTCGGAGATCGAGGAATTCGTCCGGGTCGCGGTACAGCTCATTTATGAGGATTTCCGCAGTCGCGACAAGGAAAAGGGTGCGGATGTCCCGGGCCCGCATTGA
- the pepP gene encoding Xaa-Pro aminopeptidase, protein MDMTIFGKRRHDVMQHMGEGIAIIPTAPVRLRNRDVDFAFRPDSDFYYLTHFPEPEAVAVLVPGREHGEFILFCRDRDPARETWDGKRAGLEGACNIFGADDAFPIEDMDEILPGLMENRNKVFCNIGRYPEFDSHLMGWVNEVRAKTRSGVHAPGEFVDLEHILHEMRLYKDAEEIKLMRRSAKISAQAHRRAMEQCRPGMYEYELEAELLYEFTRNGSRYPAYPPIVGGGANGCILHYTENADLLRDGDLVLIDAGSEIDGYAADVTRTFPVNGRFSGEQRALYEVVLAAQQAAINKVRPGNHWNDPHEAAVRVIAEGLVEHKLLKGDVDRVIETGDYKRFYMHRTGHWLGMDVHDVGDYKLEETWRLLEPGIAMTVEPGLYVAAGLKGVPERWWNIGIRIEDDVVVNRDGCEVLSIDAPKTIAEIEGIMGARQQGARGRASGGI, encoded by the coding sequence ATGGATATGACGATCTTTGGCAAACGCCGCCACGATGTAATGCAGCATATGGGAGAAGGCATCGCCATTATCCCGACCGCACCCGTACGTTTGCGTAACCGTGATGTAGATTTCGCGTTCCGGCCGGACAGCGATTTCTACTACCTGACGCACTTCCCGGAGCCGGAAGCAGTTGCGGTACTGGTCCCTGGGCGGGAGCACGGCGAATTTATTCTGTTTTGCCGCGACCGTGATCCGGCGCGCGAAACTTGGGACGGCAAGCGCGCCGGACTGGAGGGGGCGTGCAACATCTTTGGCGCTGACGATGCGTTCCCGATTGAGGACATGGACGAAATCCTTCCCGGCCTGATGGAGAACCGCAACAAGGTTTTCTGCAATATCGGTCGATATCCGGAGTTTGATTCCCACCTGATGGGCTGGGTGAACGAGGTGCGAGCAAAAACCCGGAGTGGTGTCCATGCGCCCGGCGAATTTGTGGACCTGGAGCACATCCTGCACGAAATGCGTCTGTACAAGGATGCCGAGGAGATCAAGCTCATGCGCCGTTCGGCGAAGATCTCTGCCCAGGCCCACCGGCGCGCGATGGAGCAATGTCGGCCCGGAATGTATGAATATGAGCTCGAGGCCGAACTGCTGTACGAGTTCACCCGCAACGGCAGCCGATATCCCGCCTATCCACCCATAGTCGGCGGCGGGGCCAACGGATGCATTCTTCACTATACGGAGAACGCCGACCTGCTGCGCGATGGCGACCTGGTGCTGATCGACGCCGGCAGCGAGATCGACGGATACGCGGCAGATGTGACGCGTACGTTTCCCGTGAACGGACGCTTTTCCGGCGAGCAGCGGGCCCTGTACGAAGTGGTGCTGGCAGCCCAGCAGGCGGCCATCAACAAGGTGCGCCCCGGGAATCACTGGAACGATCCCCATGAAGCGGCGGTACGGGTCATCGCCGAAGGCCTGGTGGAGCACAAGTTGCTCAAGGGCGACGTGGATCGGGTAATCGAAACCGGGGACTACAAACGCTTCTACATGCATCGGACCGGGCATTGGCTGGGCATGGATGTCCACGACGTCGGTGACTACAAGCTGGAAGAGACCTGGCGATTGCTGGAACCCGGAATCGCGATGACCGTGGAGCCGGGTTTGTACGTGGCGGCGGGATTAAAGGGTGTGCCGGAGCGCTGGTGGAACATCGGCATTCGAATCGAGGATGACGTGGTGGTCAATCGCGACGGCTGTGAGGTGCTCAGCATCGATGCGCCCAAGACCATTGCCGAAATTGAAGGCATCATGGGCGCGCGCCAGCAAGGCGCGCGCGGGCGGGCCTCCGGTGGAATTTGA
- the ubiH gene encoding 2-octaprenyl-6-methoxyphenyl hydroxylase, producing the protein MRPRPLPKLKASWARASKARAGGPPVEFDLVIVGGGMVGASLACALGNSDFRIAVIEAIPPGDPGQPSYDDRTIALAYSSRRIFEAIGVWDDIVHRSVCPIEHIHISDRGRFGFTRLHASDMHIEALGYVAETRALGAALYERMAGFSNVELVCPATVREISPGPDRIEILMDHDGAERRLTARLLGAADGGNSAVRRAAGISSRRRAYGQTAIVANVTPGRPHKNTAYERFTNSGPLAILPMSADRCAVVWSVEESDVEPMLRWSDDEYLQQLQGRFGDRLGTFSRAGKRVAYPLALTRVAEIVGQRLVLVGNAAHTVHPVAGQGIGNSLSRAGKGTEAVSEPXXXNLGLRDVATLAQVLVEAHEEGRDIGQSEVLQRYAAWRKRDNRRVASFTDGLIQIFSNDFLPLAVMRNLGLAAVDLMPSVKRMFIRRTSGLNGRLPRLARGLPLGGKGQ; encoded by the coding sequence ATGCGCCCAAGACCATTGCCGAAATTGAAGGCATCATGGGCGCGCGCCAGCAAGGCGCGCGCGGGCGGGCCTCCGGTGGAATTTGATCTGGTTATCGTTGGCGGCGGGATGGTTGGCGCGAGCCTGGCCTGTGCGCTCGGCAACAGCGACTTCCGCATTGCCGTCATCGAGGCCATCCCGCCGGGGGATCCGGGTCAGCCGAGCTACGACGATCGTACGATTGCCCTGGCGTACAGTTCGCGCCGCATTTTCGAGGCGATCGGAGTGTGGGACGATATCGTCCATCGCTCGGTGTGTCCGATCGAGCATATCCATATCTCTGATCGCGGCCGCTTTGGCTTCACACGCCTGCATGCGAGTGATATGCACATCGAGGCCCTCGGCTATGTCGCTGAGACCCGTGCCCTGGGCGCGGCGCTGTACGAGCGCATGGCGGGCTTTTCCAACGTTGAACTCGTTTGTCCAGCGACCGTACGGGAGATCAGTCCAGGTCCGGACCGCATTGAAATTCTCATGGATCACGATGGGGCGGAACGCCGCCTGACCGCGCGCCTGCTGGGTGCCGCCGACGGGGGCAACTCCGCGGTACGGCGTGCCGCCGGAATTTCCTCCCGTCGTCGGGCCTATGGCCAAACGGCCATCGTCGCCAATGTAACGCCAGGTCGGCCCCACAAAAATACGGCATACGAGCGCTTCACCAACAGCGGCCCCCTTGCCATTCTTCCCATGTCTGCGGACCGATGTGCCGTGGTGTGGTCGGTGGAAGAGTCGGATGTAGAGCCGATGCTGCGGTGGAGCGACGACGAGTATCTGCAGCAACTGCAGGGGCGGTTCGGAGACCGCCTCGGTACCTTTTCCCGCGCGGGAAAGAGAGTTGCCTATCCTCTGGCCCTGACAAGGGTGGCAGAAATTGTCGGTCAGCGCCTGGTTCTGGTCGGCAACGCCGCCCACACCGTTCATCCCGTGGCGGGCCAGGGGATAGGCAACTCTCTTTCCCGCGCGGGAAAAGGTACCGAGGCGGTCTCCGAACCGNNNNNNNTCAATCTCGGTTTGCGCGATGTTGCTACCCTGGCCCAGGTCCTGGTCGAGGCCCATGAGGAAGGCAGGGACATCGGGCAGTCCGAGGTTCTGCAGCGCTATGCCGCGTGGCGCAAGCGGGACAATCGCCGCGTGGCGTCGTTCACCGACGGTCTCATTCAGATCTTCTCCAATGACTTCCTGCCCCTTGCCGTGATGCGCAACCTGGGCCTGGCGGCGGTGGATCTTATGCCTTCCGTAAAACGCATGTTTATCCGTCGAACCAGTGGTCTCAATGGACGCCTTCCCCGGCTGGCACGTGGCCTGCCATTGGGCGGCAAGGGTCAATGA
- a CDS encoding UbiH/UbiF/VisC/COQ6 family ubiquinone biosynthesis hydroxylase, producing MNRSTEFDVVIVGGGMVGAALACALGDSPLRVCVLESGSAPPPPGKEYDLRVSAVTAGSKSILDAVGAWDLIASRRVAPISGMHVWDEGGEGSVDFDSAELGVPALGYIVENGLILHSLVERMHQFANIEYRNGVSWDVLEPEPACIRIGLVDGASLRAALVVGADGAASAVRKAAGIQSRSSGFDQKAIVGVVHSERRHEFIARQRFLETGPLAFLPLDEPHTCSIVWSARNERADELLSLDEQEFLGALQSAFGDSLGKLEDIGKRAAFPLVSAHAEGYVGDRMVLVGDAAHRVHPLAGQGLNLGLADIAVLAEVLVDAWARGEEPGVHAVLRRYERWRRGDNALMIAAMEGFNALFSGGGAARRAIRNFGLDVFDQMVPVKNRIMAYASGLTGDRPRLLRGIPLAEIWK from the coding sequence ATGAACCGTTCAACGGAGTTCGATGTGGTGATCGTCGGCGGCGGCATGGTGGGAGCCGCCCTGGCATGTGCCCTCGGGGACAGCCCACTGCGGGTCTGTGTCCTGGAATCGGGTAGCGCGCCACCGCCCCCGGGGAAGGAGTATGACCTGCGGGTCAGCGCGGTTACCGCCGGGTCGAAATCGATTCTGGACGCTGTGGGTGCCTGGGACCTGATTGCCTCGCGTAGAGTGGCCCCCATCAGCGGAATGCATGTCTGGGACGAGGGCGGAGAGGGAAGTGTCGACTTTGATAGCGCGGAACTGGGAGTTCCGGCCCTCGGGTACATTGTCGAGAACGGTCTGATTCTCCATTCCCTGGTAGAAAGAATGCACCAGTTTGCGAACATCGAGTATCGCAACGGCGTTTCCTGGGATGTCCTGGAGCCGGAACCCGCTTGCATTCGGATCGGGCTGGTCGATGGCGCGTCCCTGCGGGCGGCCCTGGTGGTTGGTGCCGACGGCGCTGCCTCGGCAGTTCGAAAGGCCGCCGGGATTCAAAGTCGCAGCTCGGGTTTCGACCAGAAGGCCATCGTCGGAGTCGTGCACAGCGAGCGGCGCCACGAATTCATCGCGAGGCAACGATTCCTGGAAACCGGGCCTCTGGCCTTTCTGCCACTGGACGAGCCCCACACCTGTTCCATCGTCTGGTCCGCGCGGAACGAGCGCGCCGACGAACTGCTTTCCCTGGACGAGCAAGAATTCCTGGGCGCCCTGCAATCTGCCTTTGGTGACAGTCTGGGGAAGCTGGAAGACATCGGCAAGCGTGCGGCGTTTCCTCTGGTGTCCGCCCATGCGGAAGGCTATGTCGGGGACCGCATGGTGCTCGTGGGCGATGCGGCCCACCGGGTGCACCCGTTGGCGGGTCAGGGTCTGAATCTGGGGCTGGCTGATATCGCCGTTCTCGCCGAGGTGCTTGTGGATGCGTGGGCACGCGGGGAGGAGCCCGGGGTGCATGCGGTGCTTCGGCGATATGAGCGCTGGCGACGGGGAGACAACGCACTGATGATCGCGGCCATGGAGGGATTTAATGCCTTGTTTTCCGGTGGCGGGGCGGCGCGTCGGGCCATACGGAATTTCGGCCTGGACGTCTTTGATCAGATGGTGCCCGTGAAGAACCGAATTATGGCCTACGCATCCGGTCTGACCGGTGATCGGCCGCGCCTGCTGCGCGGCATCCCCCTGGCGGAAATCTGGAAATAG
- the ntrC gene encoding nitrogen regulation protein NR(I) → MARPDIIWVIDDDASIRWVLQKALEAEGMTVTAFESANEIDELLDRKRPDVIVTDIRMPGMSGLELLASIESKAPEIPVIVMTAHTDLDSAVKSYEKGAFEYLPKPFDVDDAVSLIRRATEHRRKMVAAGEQEQAEPASEIIGEAPAMQEVFRAIGRLSGSNLNVLINGESGTGKELVARALHMHSPRREKPFIAINIAAIPSELLESELFGHERGAFTGAQFQRKGRFEQANGGTLFLDEIGDMSSGLQTRLLRVLSDGQFYRVGGHEQIRTDVRIVAATNQDLEEREDLFHRLNVIRIHLPPLRERREDIPALVRHFLDSAAQELGVEPKQLAMETEQYLTQLDWPGNVRQLQNTCRWLTVMAPGQTVRIDDLPPELLATERASGGGEWTALLRRAVEQHLSAGENEIYDDLNAEFERVLIEASLQYTRGRKQDAAKKLGWGRNTLTRKLKDLGIRA, encoded by the coding sequence ATGGCTAGACCCGATATCATCTGGGTAATCGACGACGATGCTTCAATCCGCTGGGTGTTGCAGAAGGCACTGGAAGCGGAAGGGATGACGGTTACAGCGTTTGAGTCTGCCAATGAAATCGATGAACTCCTGGATCGCAAGCGGCCGGACGTCATCGTGACCGATATTCGCATGCCGGGCATGAGCGGCCTGGAGCTCCTTGCGTCTATCGAATCCAAGGCCCCGGAAATCCCGGTCATCGTCATGACGGCCCACACCGATCTCGACAGCGCGGTAAAGTCCTACGAGAAAGGCGCCTTTGAATATCTGCCCAAGCCCTTCGACGTAGACGACGCGGTCAGTCTCATCCGCCGAGCCACGGAACATCGGCGCAAGATGGTTGCGGCCGGGGAACAGGAACAGGCGGAGCCGGCATCGGAAATCATCGGCGAGGCACCGGCGATGCAGGAGGTGTTCCGCGCCATCGGCCGCCTCTCGGGTTCCAATCTGAACGTACTCATCAACGGGGAATCGGGCACCGGCAAGGAACTCGTCGCACGCGCCCTGCACATGCACAGCCCGCGCCGCGAGAAACCCTTCATCGCCATCAACATCGCCGCGATTCCCAGTGAACTTCTGGAGTCGGAGCTGTTCGGACACGAACGGGGGGCCTTCACCGGCGCCCAGTTCCAACGCAAGGGCCGGTTCGAGCAGGCCAATGGCGGCACCCTGTTTCTTGATGAGATCGGCGACATGTCTTCCGGCCTGCAAACGCGCCTGCTCCGGGTCCTGTCGGACGGCCAGTTCTATCGCGTGGGCGGCCATGAGCAGATCCGGACCGATGTGCGCATCGTCGCGGCAACCAATCAGGATCTGGAAGAACGGGAAGACCTGTTCCACCGCCTGAACGTGATCCGAATCCACCTTCCGCCCTTGCGGGAGCGCCGCGAAGATATCCCGGCACTGGTAAGGCACTTTCTTGATTCGGCCGCCCAGGAATTGGGAGTGGAACCGAAACAACTTGCCATGGAAACGGAACAATACCTGACGCAACTGGACTGGCCCGGGAACGTGCGCCAGTTGCAGAATACCTGTCGCTGGTTGACGGTTATGGCGCCGGGCCAGACCGTTCGAATCGACGATCTTCCGCCGGAACTCCTCGCCACGGAACGAGCAAGTGGTGGTGGAGAGTGGACGGCCCTTCTACGCCGGGCGGTGGAACAACACCTCTCCGCGGGCGAAAACGAGATTTACGACGACCTCAATGCCGAGTTCGAACGGGTCCTGATCGAGGCCTCACTGCAGTACACGCGCGGTCGCAAGCAGGATGCAGCCAAGAAACTTGGCTGGGGACGCAATACCCTTACGAGAAAGCTGAAGGATCTCGGCATACGGGCCTGA